One region of Equus caballus isolate H_3958 breed thoroughbred chromosome 23, TB-T2T, whole genome shotgun sequence genomic DNA includes:
- the LOC138915005 gene encoding olfactory receptor 2T1-like has translation MESTQGDNTSSTDFTFMGLFNRKDISVLLFVIISIIFFTALMANGVMIFLIRTDSCLHTPMYFLLSHLSFIDMMYISTIVPKMLVDYLLGQSTISFLGCTAQHFLYLTLVGAEFFLLGLMAYDHYVTICNPLRYAVLMSRRVCWMIIAGSWFGGSLDGFLLTPITMCFPFCNSREINHFFCEAPAVLKLAGADTALYETVMYVCCVLMLLIPFSVVIASYAKILTTVHHMSSGEGRKKAFATCSSHMIVVTLFYGAAMYTYMLPHSYHRPDQDKVFSVFYTILTPMLNPLIYSLRNKDVTGALKTALGRIKGTQRVSGDAF, from the coding sequence ATGGAATCAACACAAGGGGACAACACATCCTCTACAGACTTCACTTTCATGGGGCTGTTCAACAGAAAGGACATCTCAGTCCTTCTTTTTGTCATCATTTCTATCATCTTTTTCACTGCGCTGATGGCCAATGGGGTCATGATCTTCCTGATCCGCACTGACTCATgtctccacactcccatgtacttcctgctcagtCACCTCTCCTTCATTGACATGATGTACATCTCTACCATTGTGCCAAAGATGCTGGTTGACTACCTGTTGGGTCAAAGCACTATCTCCTTTTTGGGATGCACAGCTCAACATTTCCTCTACCTCACCCTTGTGGGAGCTGAGTTCTTCCTGCTGGGCCTCATGGCCTATGACCACTATGTGACCATCTGCAATCCCCTCCGCTATGCTGTCCTCATGAGCCGACGGGTCTGCTGGATGATCATAGCAGGTTCCTGGTTTGGGGGATCTTTGGATGGCTTTCTCCTAACTCCCATAACCATGTGCTTCCCCTTCTGCAATTCCCGGGAGAttaaccatttcttctgtgaggcaCCTGCAGTCCTGAAGTTGGCAGGTGCAGACACAGCTCTCTATGAGACAGTGATGTACGTGTGCTGTGTTTTGATGCTGCTGATTCCTTTCTCTGTGGTGATTGCCTCTTATGCCAAAATCCTGACCACAGTTCACCACATGAGctcaggggaagggaggaagaaagcatTTGCCACCTGCTCATCTCACATGATAGTGGTTACCTTGTTCTATGGGGCTGCCATGTACACCTACATGCTGCCACATTCTTACCACAGGCCAGACCAGGACAAAGTCTTCTCTGTGTTCTACACTATCCTCACACCCATGCTAAACCCCCtcatctatagtctgaggaacaaggatgtGACCGGAGCTCTGAAGACGGCACTGGGGAGAATCAAGGGTACACAAAGAGTGTCAGGAGATGCCTTTTGA